A genomic window from Elaeis guineensis isolate ETL-2024a chromosome 3, EG11, whole genome shotgun sequence includes:
- the LOC105041430 gene encoding F-box protein At3g07870 yields the protein MARENSRIKMRLQIENAPRDILFSILKRLPLKSVLRFCCVSKYWFNVIMDPDFRILHFFQSPSEPTALILSQRKLLRENVVSMSPLNRKHHKVHVSDNAISHMVGSHPFNLVGTCNGLLCFTSFNQGESIYVGNPITRELVTLPKPPKIASPEPCTLVYGFGFDCLTKKYKVVRIFYPTPSVQQRFIFENLETHMTAEVYTLGATGSWKAVQGFNRHPFGQPVFANGAIHWVVHPRFLLGHRNHRIISFDISKDEFIATPHPVFASTFSIAELRGCLSVADIMSDLIRVWVLKDHITNHWEQEYIVPINHPRSLDGRFPRLISIYEQNEVLLIWLQDGLYSYEPRTLRRKMLKISGFPTWLDWEVCSSFRGSLVPLGAYCDNGCGEKDAAYFVSDMELYSRPISALVCEQENVGRSKALITCFSKNQMLVD from the coding sequence ATGGCTAGAGAGAATAGCAGAATTAAAATGCGGCTTCAAATCGAGAATGCCCCTCGTGACATCCTGTTCAGCATCCTTAAAAGACTGCCCCTAAAATCTGTGCTTCGGTTTTGCTGTGTATCAAAGTATTGGTTcaatgtgataatggatccagatTTCAGGATCCTCCACTTCTTCCAATCACCAAGTGAGCCCACAGCACTAATCTTATCACAACGTAAGTTGTTGAGGGAGAATGTAGTCAGCATGAGTCCCCTCAACCGAAAGCATCATAAAGTCCATGTAAGTGATAATGCCATTAGTCATATGGTTGGCTCCCATCCATTCAACCTAGTAGGGACATGCAATGGCTTGCTCTGTTTCACTTCCTTCAATCAAGGGGAGTCTATATATGTTGGCAATCCTATCACCAGGGAACTTGTCACTCTGCCAAAACCACCTAAAATTGCATCTCCTGAACCATGCACACTGGTATATGGGTTTGGGTTTGATTGCTTGACAAAAAAATATAAGGTTGTTCGCATATTCTATCCAACACCTTCGGTTCAACAAAGATTCATATTCGAGAATTTGGAAACTCACATGACAGCCGAGGTTTACACCTTGGGTGCAACTGGTTCTTGGAAAGCAGTGCAAGGCTTTAATCGTCATCCCTTTGGCCAGCCAGTATTTGCTAATGGAGCTATACATTGGGTGGTTCATCCTCGCTTTTTGCTTGGACACAGGAATCACAGAATCATATCTTTTGATATCAGCAAAGATGAATTTATTGCCACACCACACCCCGTATTTGCATCTACATTCAGCATCGCTGAGCTGAGAGGATGTTTATCTGTGGCAGATATCATGTCTGACCTTATAAGGGTATGGGTGCTAAAGGACCATATAACAAATCATTGGGAACAGGAGTACATTGTCCCTATAAATCATCCCCGTTCTCTTGATGGGAGATTTCCTAGGCTGATATCCATCTATGAACAAAATGAGGTGCTGCTGATTTGGCTTCAGGATGGCCTTTACTCATATGAGCCTAGGACTTTGCGTCGGAAGATGTTGAAGATATCGGGGTTCCCTACATGGTTGGATTGGGAGGTTTGCAGTAGTTTTAGAGGAAGCTTGGTGCCTCTTGGGGCTTATTGTGATAATGGATGTGGCGAGAAGGATGCAGCTTATTTTGTCAGTGACATGGAACTTTACTCGAGGCCTATTAGTGCTCTAGTTTGTGAACAGGAGAATGTTGGTAGGTCTAAAGCCCTTATTACATGTTTTAGCAAGAATCAGATGTTGGTGGATTAA